A stretch of Campylobacter showae DNA encodes these proteins:
- a CDS encoding HIT family protein, whose amino-acid sequence MDHICAPWRSEYFGKKEQGCVFCNVVNHPEKDAQTGVLFRAKRCFGIMNLYPYTPGHFMVIPYVHTDNIESLDEQTWSQMSAYVREGVKILKRELNAAGVNIGMNLGKAGGAGIAEHVHYHLVPRWSGDTNFITSIAEVRVNGVPFTPLYEKLKAAFADVCFNER is encoded by the coding sequence ATGGATCACATTTGCGCACCGTGGAGAAGCGAATATTTCGGCAAAAAGGAGCAGGGCTGCGTCTTTTGCAATGTCGTAAATCATCCCGAAAAAGACGCGCAGACGGGCGTTTTGTTCCGCGCAAAGCGGTGTTTTGGGATCATGAATCTCTACCCGTATACGCCGGGGCACTTTATGGTGATACCTTACGTGCATACCGATAATATCGAAAGCCTAGACGAGCAGACGTGGTCGCAGATGAGCGCCTACGTGCGCGAGGGCGTAAAAATTTTAAAACGCGAGCTAAACGCGGCGGGCGTAAATATCGGGATGAATCTGGGCAAAGCAGGCGGTGCGGGTATCGCAGAGCACGTGCACTATCACCTAGTGCCGCGCTGGAGCGGAGATACGAACTTCATAACATCTATCGCCGAGGTGCGCGTAAACGGCGTGCCTTTTACTCCGCTTTACGAGAAGCTAAAAGCCGCATTTGCGGACGTTTGCTTTAATGAGCGGTAA
- the trpC gene encoding indole-3-glycerol phosphate synthase TrpC, translated as MILDQIIERTKEDLALRKAQTPFEKLQELAAKNTREIKDAVKALKSSAKEPYRIIAEVKKASPSKGLIRPNFAPVEIAKEYEKGGANAISVLTEPHFFKGNLEYLAAIRRESSLPLLRKDFIVDEYQILEALVYGADFILLIAKALGADELKRLLDYARTLGLEALVETHDEEDVEKSNFACAKIVGVNHRNLSTFEMDMGLCERLFSKIKNASVIVAESGIYEHSQLKELHAQGADAFLIGEHFMRQEDLTKAVKTVKEG; from the coding sequence ATGATACTAGATCAGATAATTGAACGAACTAAAGAGGACTTGGCGCTGCGAAAAGCGCAAACGCCTTTTGAAAAGCTGCAAGAGCTCGCGGCGAAAAATACGCGCGAGATAAAAGACGCGGTAAAGGCGCTAAAAAGTAGTGCAAAAGAGCCGTATCGCATCATCGCCGAGGTTAAAAAAGCGAGCCCTAGCAAAGGGCTGATAAGGCCAAATTTTGCGCCCGTAGAGATAGCCAAAGAGTATGAAAAAGGCGGCGCAAACGCTATCTCGGTTCTAACCGAGCCGCATTTTTTTAAAGGAAATTTGGAGTATCTGGCGGCCATCAGACGCGAAAGCTCGCTGCCGCTACTTCGCAAGGATTTTATCGTAGACGAGTATCAAATTTTAGAAGCGCTCGTTTACGGGGCCGATTTTATCCTGCTTATCGCAAAGGCTCTTGGCGCCGATGAGTTAAAGAGGCTGCTTGATTACGCGCGCACTTTGGGACTTGAGGCCTTGGTTGAGACGCACGATGAAGAGGATGTGGAAAAGTCAAATTTTGCGTGCGCAAAGATAGTCGGAGTAAATCACCGAAATTTAAGCACGTTTGAGATGGATATGGGCCTTTGCGAGAGGCTATTTTCTAAAATCAAAAACGCAAGCGTCATCGTCGCAGAAAGCGGTATCTACGAGCATTCGCAGCTAAAAGAGCTTCACGCTCAAGGAGCCGACGCGTTTTTAATAGGCGAGCATTTTATGAGGCAAGAGGACTTGACAAAAGCCGTAAAAACTGTAAAGGAGGGCTAG
- a CDS encoding tetratricopeptide repeat protein, translating into MRGNKAILKFILAALLVCFATAKDGFDENLYVIKALLAVENARHDEATELYEQLYEKTKNTDYLKEALRLAFFSKNVNFKSILALSQKVLKDDVDVLRIQGANLMSENKLDEAAKIMQELVKKEDISKNHVMLSAVYSMQNDNKAALGELERAYELDRSVENLLRIVDLLYNKMNDKKEAIRQLESSRRIDGCEVETCTALVDIYAQDSRYSDMIDVYEGLFEATKEKIYLEKALGVYVYQKNYDAAIKFLQKYSYNDDALIDLYAATGDFAKAYKKAQEAFDKSFNLEYQAKMAIYQYERDTDKQTKKIDKDSLKQVIANFEKSAVKLNNALYLNYYGYLLIDHDIDAKKGIDLVNKALELEPGSVFYLDSLAWGYYKLGECKKADEIMQQVLHDEEFVNSSEGKEHINAIKECLKKVKNDTRSDN; encoded by the coding sequence ATGCGCGGGAATAAGGCGATTTTAAAATTTATATTGGCGGCCTTGCTTGTTTGTTTTGCTACCGCCAAAGACGGTTTTGACGAGAATTTATACGTTATCAAGGCGCTTTTGGCGGTGGAAAATGCTAGGCATGACGAGGCGACCGAGCTTTACGAGCAGCTTTACGAAAAAACTAAAAACACTGACTATCTAAAAGAAGCTCTCAGACTTGCGTTTTTTTCTAAAAACGTAAATTTTAAAAGCATTTTAGCGCTCAGCCAAAAGGTGCTAAAAGACGACGTGGACGTGCTTCGCATACAGGGCGCAAATTTGATGAGCGAAAACAAACTAGACGAAGCTGCAAAGATAATGCAAGAGCTAGTCAAAAAAGAGGACATCTCTAAAAATCACGTCATGCTCTCTGCCGTCTACTCGATGCAAAACGATAACAAAGCCGCTCTGGGCGAGCTCGAGCGCGCATACGAGCTGGATAGAAGCGTGGAAAATTTGCTGCGAATAGTCGATCTTTTATACAATAAAATGAACGACAAAAAAGAGGCGATCAGGCAGCTAGAGAGCTCGCGCCGTATCGACGGCTGCGAGGTCGAGACTTGCACGGCGCTAGTAGATATCTACGCACAGGACAGCCGCTACTCCGATATGATCGATGTTTACGAGGGGCTTTTTGAAGCGACGAAAGAAAAAATCTATCTCGAAAAAGCGCTTGGCGTCTACGTCTATCAAAAAAACTACGACGCGGCGATCAAATTTTTACAAAAATACTCATATAACGACGATGCTTTGATAGATCTTTATGCTGCGACTGGAGATTTTGCCAAGGCATACAAAAAGGCGCAGGAGGCTTTCGATAAGAGCTTTAATCTCGAATATCAAGCCAAAATGGCGATATATCAGTACGAAAGAGATACGGATAAACAAACCAAAAAGATAGATAAAGATAGCCTCAAACAAGTGATCGCCAACTTTGAAAAATCGGCCGTAAAGCTAAATAATGCACTATATCTAAACTACTACGGCTACCTACTCATCGACCACGATATAGACGCGAAAAAGGGGATAGATCTGGTAAATAAAGCCCTCGAGCTAGAGCCGGGATCTGTGTTTTATCTAGACTCGCTAGCGTGGGGATACTATAAGCTGGGCGAGTGCAAAAAGGCTGACGAGATAATGCAGCAAGTCCTGCACGACGAGGAATTTGTAAATTCGTCCGAGGGTAAAGAGCACATAAACGCTATCAAAGAGTGCCTAAAAAAGGTAAAAAATGATACTAGATCAGATAATTGA
- a CDS encoding YkgJ family cysteine cluster protein — protein MSLLRQSGFDYEFDASKCELCGGKCCTGESGYIWISSAEISALAEHLKISEDEFRSRFLDKFGYKFSLKEKPYEGGFACVFFDETAKNCSVYDFRPSQCRTFPFWDYFKDKINELEKECAGIRRF, from the coding sequence GTGAGTTTGCTAAGACAAAGCGGCTTTGATTATGAATTTGACGCTAGCAAGTGCGAGCTGTGCGGCGGTAAATGCTGCACCGGCGAGAGCGGCTATATATGGATAAGCTCCGCGGAAATCTCGGCGCTAGCGGAGCATCTAAAAATAAGCGAGGACGAGTTTAGATCGCGATTTTTGGATAAATTCGGATATAAATTTAGCCTCAAAGAAAAGCCCTATGAGGGCGGATTTGCGTGCGTGTTTTTTGACGAAACGGCAAAAAACTGTTCGGTTTACGACTTTCGCCCGAGCCAGTGCCGCACCTTTCCGTTTTGGGACTATTTTAAAGATAAAATCAATGAATTGGAGAAAGAATGCGCGGGAATAAGGCGATTTTAA
- a CDS encoding tRNA1(Val) (adenine(37)-N6)-methyltransferase, whose translation MIITQPKNGYRYNSDTMFLYDFIREGGVRGEVLEVGCGSGVLGLLLKRDFPKISLSLLDILEANVNLAAANASQNGLEAEFITADFAKFKSEKRYDLIVSNPPFYHDGTKKSENEHLRTARYSENLPLRELVGSANSLLKPRGVFSFCYDAKRISEILLCLSEFKFTLTRLCFVYPKSGGAANLVLIEAKKSSKSLAQILPPIFVFEGGVYSKKAAEIFATANTQSKDAAE comes from the coding sequence ATGATAATCACTCAGCCCAAAAATGGCTACCGCTACAACAGCGATACGATGTTTTTGTATGACTTTATCCGTGAGGGCGGAGTGCGCGGCGAGGTGCTAGAGGTTGGCTGCGGTAGCGGGGTTTTGGGACTGCTTTTAAAGCGTGATTTTCCTAAAATTTCGCTTAGCTTGCTCGATATTTTGGAAGCTAACGTAAATTTAGCCGCCGCAAACGCTAGCCAAAACGGGCTTGAAGCCGAGTTCATAACGGCTGATTTTGCTAAATTTAAGAGCGAAAAAAGATACGATCTCATCGTCTCAAACCCGCCTTTTTATCACGACGGCACGAAAAAAAGCGAGAACGAACATCTGCGCACCGCCAGATACAGCGAAAATTTGCCCCTTAGAGAGCTTGTGGGTAGCGCAAATTCGCTGCTAAAGCCGCGCGGAGTTTTTAGTTTTTGCTACGACGCTAAGCGTATATCTGAAATTTTGCTTTGTTTGAGCGAGTTTAAATTTACGCTTACTAGGCTTTGTTTCGTGTATCCAAAATCGGGCGGTGCGGCAAATTTGGTACTAATCGAGGCTAAAAAAAGCTCAAAATCCTTAGCTCAAATTTTACCGCCGATTTTTGTTTTTGAAGGCGGCGTTTATAGTAAAAAGGCAGCCGAAATTTTCGCTACGGCAAACACGCAAAGTAAGGACGCCGCGGAGTGA
- a CDS encoding NAD(P)-binding domain-containing protein yields the protein MSDVYDIIVIGGGPCGIATVVEARANGLKKVLLLEKGDNHSQTIRKFYKDNKRVDKEYKGQDSTIHGIVSFEDGTKESTLDYFDKLLDEEKIEAVFNSEVESVKKKDGLFFVHTAKGDYQAKNVMISIGKMGRPNKPDYKIPPSLNNVINFNLNSCSSGEKVLVVGGGNSAVEYAIELCQYNKTTLAYRKDKFSRVNDVNVTALWELEKANKLKVRLNHDITEIENESGRVRVHFLNGKIRVYDRVVYAIGGSTPVDFLQKCGVELDADKDPVVNEHYESSVPGLYIGGDIVLKNGGSIVLALNHAHKVIQDIKEK from the coding sequence ATGAGCGATGTTTACGATATTATCGTTATCGGCGGCGGTCCTTGCGGTATCGCGACCGTCGTAGAGGCTAGGGCGAACGGATTAAAAAAAGTCTTGCTTCTCGAAAAGGGCGACAACCACAGCCAAACTATAAGAAAATTTTACAAAGACAATAAGCGCGTGGATAAGGAGTATAAAGGCCAGGATAGCACCATCCACGGCATCGTGTCTTTCGAGGACGGCACGAAAGAGAGCACGCTTGATTATTTTGATAAGCTGCTAGACGAGGAAAAGATCGAGGCCGTGTTTAACTCCGAGGTCGAAAGCGTCAAGAAAAAGGATGGTTTGTTTTTCGTGCACACCGCAAAAGGCGACTATCAGGCTAAAAACGTGATGATAAGTATCGGTAAAATGGGGCGTCCTAACAAACCCGACTACAAAATCCCGCCTTCGCTAAATAATGTTATAAATTTTAACCTAAACTCCTGTTCTAGCGGCGAAAAAGTCCTCGTAGTAGGCGGCGGTAACTCGGCCGTAGAGTACGCCATCGAGCTATGCCAATACAACAAAACTACGCTGGCGTACCGTAAGGATAAATTTAGCCGCGTAAACGACGTAAACGTAACGGCGCTGTGGGAACTAGAAAAAGCAAATAAGCTAAAAGTGCGACTAAACCACGACATCACCGAGATCGAAAACGAATCCGGACGCGTGAGGGTGCACTTTTTAAATGGAAAAATCAGAGTCTACGACAGGGTCGTCTACGCTATCGGCGGCTCGACTCCGGTGGATTTTTTACAAAAATGCGGAGTTGAGCTCGACGCGGATAAAGATCCGGTCGTAAACGAGCACTATGAAAGCAGCGTGCCCGGCCTATATATCGGCGGCGACATCGTGCTAAAAAACGGCGGCTCGATCGTGCTCGCGTTAAATCATGCGCATAAGGTAATCCAAGACATCAAGGAAAAATAG
- a CDS encoding class II 3-deoxy-7-phosphoheptulonate synthase has protein sequence MWSRDSWRKFNILQQPSYPDEVLLKKAEDKLKTMPPLVFAGEARNLKQDLAKVCNGEAFLLQGGDCAESFLNFNAVNIRDMFKVMLQMAIVLTFAGRCPVVKVGRVAGQFAKPRSSDYEEQGGVKLPSYRGDIINGFEFSAEARVPDPNRMIEAYYQSASTMNLLRAFSRGGLADLHEVNRWNLGFIKKPELDAKYGELARQLSQTLAFMGACGINASNTPALSETKVYTSHEALLLPYEEALTREDSLTGDWYDCSAHMLWIGERTRGVNDAHVHFLSGVHNPLGVKIGPNATAQEVVALANALNPKNEAGRLNVIIRMGADKIGERLPKILREVKREGLNIVYSIDPMHGNTIKAANGYKTREFDKILAEVQSFFEIHRAEGTHAGGVHLEMTGQDVTECTGGSFKLNEDDLAHRYETQCDPRLNADQSLELAFLIAEFLKKI, from the coding sequence ATGTGGAGTAGAGATTCGTGGAGAAAATTTAATATCTTACAGCAGCCTAGCTACCCCGACGAAGTCTTGCTAAAAAAGGCCGAGGATAAGCTAAAAACGATGCCGCCACTAGTTTTTGCCGGCGAGGCTAGAAACCTAAAACAAGACCTAGCCAAGGTTTGTAACGGCGAGGCGTTTTTGCTCCAAGGCGGCGACTGCGCGGAGAGTTTTTTAAATTTTAACGCCGTAAATATCCGCGATATGTTTAAAGTGATGCTGCAAATGGCGATCGTTTTAACCTTTGCCGGACGCTGCCCCGTCGTAAAAGTAGGACGCGTGGCGGGTCAGTTTGCTAAGCCTAGAAGCTCGGACTACGAGGAGCAAGGCGGCGTAAAGCTACCCAGCTACCGCGGCGACATCATAAACGGTTTTGAATTTAGTGCCGAGGCTCGCGTGCCCGATCCAAATCGCATGATCGAAGCGTATTATCAAAGCGCATCCACAATGAACCTTCTTCGCGCCTTTTCTCGCGGCGGTCTAGCCGATCTGCACGAGGTAAATCGCTGGAATCTTGGCTTTATCAAAAAGCCCGAGCTTGACGCTAAATACGGCGAGTTAGCTAGGCAGCTGAGCCAAACTCTAGCGTTTATGGGGGCTTGCGGTATAAATGCCTCAAATACTCCTGCGCTTAGCGAAACTAAGGTCTACACCTCGCACGAGGCGCTTTTGCTGCCGTACGAGGAGGCGCTCACTAGAGAGGATAGCCTTACCGGCGACTGGTACGACTGTTCGGCGCATATGCTCTGGATCGGCGAGCGTACGCGCGGCGTAAACGACGCTCACGTGCATTTTCTAAGCGGCGTACACAATCCTTTAGGCGTCAAAATCGGACCAAACGCAACCGCGCAGGAGGTCGTCGCGCTCGCAAATGCGCTAAATCCTAAAAACGAAGCTGGCAGACTAAACGTAATCATCAGAATGGGCGCTGATAAAATCGGCGAGCGGTTACCGAAAATCCTACGCGAAGTAAAACGCGAAGGCCTAAATATCGTCTATAGCATCGATCCGATGCACGGCAACACGATAAAGGCGGCAAACGGCTACAAGACGCGCGAATTTGATAAAATTCTAGCCGAAGTGCAGAGCTTTTTTGAGATACATAGAGCAGAAGGCACGCATGCCGGCGGCGTGCACCTAGAGATGACGGGGCAGGACGTGACCGAGTGCACCGGAGGGTCGTTTAAACTAAACGAGGATGATCTAGCTCACAGATACGAGACGCAGTGCGACCCGCGCCTAAACGCCGATCAGTCGCTAGAACTTGCGTTTTTAATCGCAGAGTTTTTAAAGAAAATTTAG
- the rarD gene encoding EamA family transporter RarD, which yields MQDKNQTKIGFIYGLSVFMIWGVFPIYFKQLSALSATEIVAHRIVWSVLLLFLLLKFGRKLGAAEKILSNKKTTFWLFVTGVLIAANWWIYVYAVNIGKIVETSLGYFINPLINMLLGVLILKEKLSRAGKFAIAIVFVAIGVQIYDAGGLPIISIILPITFGFYSLIRKRLSVPSLEGLFVETALIAPIALVALFFVAASGQNHFSFSWFGLLIALCGPATVVPLLLFNSAATRLNLSTIGYLQYISPSMQLLLAVFYYGEQVSALKALSFLLIWSALAAVSFSAIYSKKSKISV from the coding sequence ATGCAAGACAAAAATCAAACCAAAATCGGCTTCATCTACGGCCTGTCGGTCTTTATGATCTGGGGCGTTTTTCCTATTTATTTTAAACAACTCAGCGCGCTTTCGGCTACCGAGATCGTCGCTCACCGCATCGTCTGGTCGGTGCTGCTTTTGTTTTTGCTGCTCAAATTTGGCCGCAAACTAGGCGCCGCGGAGAAAATTCTAAGCAACAAGAAAACCACGTTTTGGCTATTTGTCACGGGAGTTCTCATCGCCGCTAACTGGTGGATCTACGTCTACGCCGTAAATATCGGTAAGATCGTGGAAACTAGCCTAGGATACTTCATAAATCCGCTCATAAATATGCTCCTTGGCGTGCTGATTTTAAAAGAAAAGCTATCGCGCGCGGGCAAATTTGCCATCGCTATCGTCTTCGTCGCTATCGGCGTGCAAATTTACGACGCGGGTGGCCTACCTATCATATCTATCATTTTGCCTATCACGTTTGGATTTTATTCGCTTATCAGAAAGCGCCTTAGTGTGCCATCTTTAGAGGGGCTTTTCGTCGAGACCGCGCTCATCGCTCCTATCGCGCTCGTCGCACTATTTTTCGTCGCCGCTAGCGGGCAAAATCACTTTAGTTTTTCGTGGTTTGGGCTCTTGATCGCTCTTTGCGGGCCTGCGACCGTCGTGCCGCTTTTACTTTTTAACTCGGCGGCCACGAGGCTAAATTTAAGCACGATCGGCTATTTGCAGTATATCTCGCCTTCGATGCAACTTTTGCTTGCCGTTTTTTACTACGGCGAGCAGGTTAGCGCACTCAAAGCGCTATCGTTTTTGCTGATCTGGAGTGCGCTGGCGGCGGTTAGCTTTAGCGCGATTTATAGCAAAAAAAGCAAAATTTCAGTATAA
- a CDS encoding aspartate carbamoyltransferase catalytic subunit, with protein sequence MSYTKKDLVTAANLTKDEIYHFLNLAKEFKALNNSETKKAKSLYGKTTVNAFFENSTRTRTSFEIAAKRLGADAINFTASSSSTKKGETLIDTVRNIVAMKTDIVVVRHYSSGAAKFIAENTDAHVVNAGDGLNEHPSQALLDLFTILENRGSLENLTVAIIGDVFHSRVARSNIYVLKTLGAKVKLFGPPMFLTGMEAFGCQICSDMRGAIEDSDVIIMLRIQLERQDDEIAFPSVREYSKFFGLTQAKMKYAKDGVMILHPGPINRGVEINSDVADDPRYSHVLNQVENGVAVRMAILETLIKNKGAK encoded by the coding sequence ATGAGCTATACCAAAAAAGACCTCGTAACCGCTGCAAATTTAACCAAAGACGAAATTTACCATTTCCTAAATTTAGCCAAGGAGTTTAAGGCGCTAAACAACTCCGAGACCAAAAAAGCCAAGTCGCTCTACGGCAAAACGACCGTAAACGCCTTTTTCGAAAACTCGACTAGGACGCGAACGAGCTTTGAAATCGCGGCTAAGCGCCTAGGAGCCGACGCTATAAATTTCACCGCCTCAAGCTCCAGCACCAAAAAGGGCGAGACGCTCATCGACACCGTCCGTAACATCGTCGCGATGAAAACGGACATCGTAGTAGTGCGCCACTACAGCTCGGGTGCGGCTAAATTTATAGCTGAAAATACCGATGCTCACGTCGTAAATGCCGGCGACGGACTAAACGAACACCCTAGCCAAGCGCTGCTTGATCTTTTTACTATACTGGAAAATCGCGGCAGCCTAGAAAATCTCACGGTCGCCATCATCGGCGATGTCTTTCACAGCCGCGTAGCGCGATCAAATATCTACGTCCTAAAAACGCTCGGAGCCAAGGTTAAGCTCTTTGGCCCGCCGATGTTTTTAACGGGCATGGAGGCTTTTGGCTGTCAAATTTGCTCCGATATGCGTGGGGCCATCGAGGACTCGGACGTCATCATCATGCTGCGTATCCAACTCGAGCGCCAGGACGATGAGATCGCATTTCCGTCCGTACGTGAATACTCCAAATTTTTTGGCCTAACCCAAGCCAAAATGAAATACGCCAAAGATGGCGTCATGATCCTACACCCAGGCCCGATAAACCGCGGCGTCGAGATAAACTCCGACGTAGCCGACGATCCGCGCTACTCGCACGTGCTAAATCAGGTCGAAAACGGCGTCGCCGTCAGGATGGCGATCCTAGAAACTCTCATCAAAAATAAAGGCGCAAAATGA